In Sphingopyxis sp. FD7, a single window of DNA contains:
- a CDS encoding DEAD/DEAH box helicase, producing MKFADLGLSDELLRAIDESGYSEPTAIQAGAIPSVLMMRDMIGIAQTGTGKTASFVLPMIDILAHGRARALMPRSLILEPTRELAAQVAENFEKYGKYHKLSMALLIGGVQMGDQVKALEKGVDVLIATPGRLMDLFERGKILLTGCNLLVIDEADRMLDMGFIPDIENICTKLPANRQTLLFSATMPPPIKKLADKFLSNPKTIEVARPASRNENIEQFVVKTSERGKRDTLRGLIEAEELATAIIFCNRKTTVRELAKSLQRHGYKAGEIHGDMDQSSRIAELDRFKAGTINILVASDVAARGLDVKGVSHVFNFDAPWHPDDYVHRIGRTGRAGAKGRAFTLVTPSDDEAIDNIQKLTGYKIPVHGGGVATPASAPESDAEAREPRRSARRAEPKAARGPKRATEKPREAPKKDAGRKPAPQARRDDDDGADDGWNGPMPDFLSVGFGS from the coding sequence ATGAAATTTGCCGATCTCGGCCTTTCCGACGAACTTTTGCGCGCGATCGACGAGTCGGGCTATAGCGAACCGACGGCGATCCAGGCGGGGGCGATCCCCTCGGTGTTGATGATGCGCGACATGATCGGCATTGCGCAGACGGGGACGGGTAAAACGGCGTCCTTCGTGCTGCCGATGATCGACATATTGGCGCATGGTCGTGCCCGCGCGCTGATGCCGCGCTCGCTGATCCTCGAGCCGACGCGCGAACTGGCCGCGCAAGTGGCGGAAAACTTTGAAAAATACGGCAAATATCACAAGCTGTCGATGGCGCTGCTGATCGGCGGCGTGCAGATGGGCGATCAGGTCAAGGCGCTGGAAAAGGGCGTCGACGTGTTGATCGCGACGCCGGGCCGCCTGATGGACCTGTTCGAGCGCGGCAAGATTTTGCTCACCGGCTGCAACCTCTTGGTGATCGACGAAGCCGACCGGATGCTCGACATGGGGTTCATTCCCGACATCGAGAATATCTGCACCAAGCTGCCCGCGAATCGGCAGACCTTGCTCTTCTCGGCAACGATGCCGCCACCGATCAAGAAACTCGCCGACAAGTTCCTGTCGAACCCCAAGACGATCGAGGTCGCGCGTCCGGCGAGCCGCAACGAGAATATCGAGCAGTTCGTGGTCAAGACCAGCGAACGGGGCAAGCGCGACACGCTGCGCGGGCTGATCGAGGCCGAGGAGCTGGCGACCGCGATCATCTTCTGCAACCGCAAGACCACCGTGCGCGAGCTGGCGAAGTCGCTTCAGCGCCATGGTTACAAGGCGGGCGAGATCCATGGCGACATGGACCAGTCGAGCCGCATCGCCGAACTCGACCGCTTCAAGGCGGGAACGATCAATATATTGGTGGCGTCGGACGTCGCGGCGCGCGGGCTCGATGTCAAGGGCGTCAGTCACGTCTTCAATTTCGACGCGCCCTGGCACCCCGACGATTATGTTCACCGCATCGGCCGCACGGGCCGCGCGGGAGCGAAGGGGCGGGCGTTCACGCTGGTGACGCCCTCGGATGACGAGGCGATCGACAATATCCAGAAGCTGACCGGCTATAAGATCCCGGTGCATGGTGGCGGCGTGGCGACCCCGGCCTCGGCGCCGGAAAGCGACGCCGAGGCGCGCGAACCGCGCCGCAGCGCACGCCGCGCGGAACCGAAAGCCGCGCGAGGGCCGAAACGTGCCACGGAAAAGCCGCGCGAGGCTCCGAAGAAGGACGCCGGACGCAAACCGGCACCACAGGCCCGGCGCGACGATGACGATGGTGCCGACGACGGCTGGAACGGCCCGATGCCCGATTTCCTGTCGGTGGGGTTCGGTAGCTGA
- a CDS encoding ATP-dependent helicase: MNTPPASTPDLTRPDPSDPPYLRGLNGPQRQAVLTTEGPVLMLAGAGTGKTAALTARLAHIIWTRRAWPSEILAVTFTNKAAREMRERIGRMIGDAVEGMPWLGTFHSIAAKMLRRHAELVGLQSNFTILDTDDQLRVLKQLIQAEGLDEKRWPARQLAGLIDKWKNRGLTPADLDAADKEAYADGKGQHLYALYQARLKTLNACDFGDLLLHMLVILKTHRDVLEHYQQRFKYILVDEYQDTNASQYLWLRLLAQARKNICCVGDDDQSIYSWRGAEVANILRFEKDFPGATVIRLEQNYRSTPQILAAASALIAQNSDRLGKTLWTELDAGDKLRVVGVWDGPEEARRIGEELETLQHRGISLDRAAILVRAQFQTREFEDRFIAIGMPYRIVGGFRFYERAEIRDALAYLRLVQSPADDLAFERIVNVPKRGLGDKALGRIHQFARAERAPLFHAASRITETDELTPQARRQLASFIAMMRGWQAKASQLPHPELTQLILDESGYTAMLQADRSAEAAGRLENLSELVRAMEEYDSLEAFLEHVSLVMDRDNDDQTETVTIMTIHAAKGLEFDHVFLAGWEDGVFPSQRAMDEGGTASLEEERRLAYVAITRARQRASIYHAANRRIYGQWMSSIPSRFIAEIPPEHVESENSFGGGQSLWRANWSVQGDPFAHVAERQPSRIMTRGPAWQRAVAASNTVTRAPAPSERGPAASVGARPRADLAIGLRVFHEKFGYGEIIDIDGNKLEVEFDQAGTKRVLDSFVRAA, from the coding sequence GTGAACACGCCCCCCGCCTCGACGCCCGACCTGACCCGCCCCGACCCATCGGACCCGCCCTATCTGCGCGGATTGAACGGGCCGCAGCGGCAGGCGGTGCTGACGACCGAGGGCCCCGTGCTGATGCTCGCGGGCGCGGGCACGGGCAAGACCGCGGCGCTCACCGCGCGCCTCGCGCACATCATCTGGACGCGGCGCGCCTGGCCTTCGGAGATTCTCGCGGTCACCTTCACCAACAAGGCCGCGCGCGAGATGCGCGAGCGGATCGGGCGGATGATCGGCGACGCGGTCGAGGGAATGCCGTGGCTCGGCACCTTTCACAGCATCGCGGCCAAGATGCTGCGCCGCCACGCCGAGCTGGTGGGGCTCCAGAGCAATTTCACCATCCTCGACACCGACGACCAGCTGCGCGTCCTCAAACAGCTCATCCAGGCCGAAGGACTCGACGAAAAGCGCTGGCCCGCGCGCCAGCTCGCCGGCCTGATCGACAAATGGAAGAACCGCGGGCTGACGCCTGCCGATCTCGACGCCGCCGACAAGGAGGCCTATGCCGACGGCAAGGGGCAGCATCTCTACGCGCTCTATCAGGCGCGGCTGAAAACGCTCAACGCCTGCGACTTCGGCGACCTCTTGCTGCACATGCTTGTGATATTGAAGACGCACCGCGACGTGCTCGAGCACTATCAGCAACGCTTCAAATATATTCTCGTCGACGAATATCAGGACACCAACGCCAGCCAGTATCTGTGGCTCCGCCTGCTCGCGCAGGCGCGCAAGAATATCTGCTGCGTCGGCGACGACGACCAGTCGATCTATTCGTGGCGCGGCGCCGAGGTCGCGAACATCCTGCGCTTTGAAAAGGATTTTCCGGGCGCGACGGTCATCCGCCTCGAACAAAATTACCGCTCGACGCCGCAGATCCTTGCCGCCGCATCGGCGCTGATCGCGCAAAACAGCGACCGGCTCGGCAAGACGCTCTGGACCGAACTCGACGCCGGCGACAAGCTGCGCGTCGTCGGCGTCTGGGACGGGCCGGAGGAAGCGCGGCGGATCGGCGAGGAACTGGAAACGCTCCAGCATCGCGGGATCAGCCTCGACCGCGCCGCTATTCTCGTCCGCGCGCAGTTCCAGACGCGCGAGTTCGAGGACCGCTTCATCGCGATCGGCATGCCTTACCGCATCGTCGGCGGTTTCCGCTTTTACGAACGCGCCGAAATCCGCGACGCCCTCGCCTATCTCCGCCTCGTCCAGTCACCCGCCGACGATCTGGCGTTCGAGCGCATCGTCAACGTCCCCAAGCGCGGACTCGGCGACAAGGCGCTTGGGCGCATCCACCAGTTCGCGCGCGCCGAACGCGCCCCGCTGTTCCACGCCGCCTCGCGCATCACCGAAACCGATGAACTGACACCGCAGGCGCGCCGCCAGCTCGCCAGTTTCATCGCGATGATGCGCGGCTGGCAGGCGAAGGCAAGCCAGCTGCCGCACCCCGAGCTGACCCAGCTCATTCTCGACGAATCGGGTTATACCGCGATGCTCCAGGCCGATCGCAGCGCCGAAGCCGCGGGGCGCCTCGAAAATCTCTCCGAACTCGTCCGCGCGATGGAGGAGTATGACTCGCTCGAAGCCTTCCTCGAACATGTCAGCCTTGTCATGGACCGCGACAATGACGATCAGACCGAAACGGTCACGATCATGACGATCCACGCCGCCAAGGGACTCGAGTTCGACCATGTCTTTCTCGCCGGGTGGGAGGATGGCGTCTTTCCGTCGCAGCGCGCGATGGACGAGGGCGGCACCGCCAGCCTCGAGGAGGAACGCCGCCTCGCCTATGTCGCGATCACCCGCGCCCGCCAGCGCGCGAGCATCTATCACGCCGCGAACCGGCGTATCTATGGCCAGTGGATGAGCAGCATCCCCAGTCGCTTCATCGCCGAGATTCCACCCGAGCATGTGGAGAGCGAAAACAGCTTCGGCGGCGGGCAGAGCCTGTGGCGCGCCAACTGGTCGGTGCAGGGCGATCCTTTCGCGCATGTCGCCGAACGCCAACCGTCGCGCATCATGACGCGCGGCCCCGCCTGGCAGCGCGCGGTGGCGGCATCGAACACCGTCACCCGCGCGCCCGCGCCTTCCGAACGCGGCCCCGCCGCGTCGGTCGGCGCCAGGCCGCGCGCCGACCTCGCGATCGGGCTGCGCGTGTTCCACGAGAAGTTTGGCTATGGCGAGATTATCGACATCGACGGCAACAAGCTGGAGGTCGAGTTCGACCAGGCCGGAACCAAGCGCGTGCTCGACAGCTTCGTCCGCGCGGCCTGA
- a CDS encoding acyl-CoA dehydrogenase family protein yields the protein MTNPGMDADIYDAFIEQLQRYVRERLIPAEDQLEELGRVPDDILAEMRDMGLFGVTMPEEYGGAGMNISQYVGFIRELAYAAPAYRSIVSINIGMVCKSILGFGTEQQKAHWLPRLAGGSIAAFGLTEPDSGSDSAAMKTRAVPSGNGYVLNGTKRYITNAPFADVILVMARTNAEALPKNAHVSAFLVPRDTPGVSIGKPDGKMGQAGSQIADVILEDVHVDGDALLGGEEGIGFRAAMQSLDNGRLSVAAASVGYARRMLDAGLKYAMERKAFGEPIANFQLIQAMLADSKAEIYAADCMLSDACARADRGEKILVEAAATKMFASEMCGRVADRVVQIHGGAGYLKEYPAERFYRDCRIYRIYEGTTQIQQLVIAKNMIRDYVG from the coding sequence ATGACCAATCCGGGAATGGACGCCGACATCTACGACGCTTTCATCGAACAGCTGCAACGCTATGTCCGCGAACGGCTGATCCCCGCCGAAGACCAGCTCGAGGAGCTCGGCCGCGTTCCCGACGACATCCTTGCCGAAATGCGCGACATGGGGCTGTTCGGGGTGACGATGCCCGAGGAATATGGCGGCGCGGGCATGAATATCAGCCAATATGTCGGCTTCATCCGCGAACTCGCTTACGCCGCGCCCGCCTATCGTTCGATCGTGTCGATCAATATCGGCATGGTGTGCAAATCGATCCTCGGTTTCGGAACCGAGCAGCAGAAGGCGCATTGGCTGCCCAGGCTCGCCGGCGGCAGCATCGCCGCCTTCGGCCTTACCGAGCCCGACAGCGGATCGGACAGCGCGGCGATGAAGACGCGCGCGGTGCCGAGCGGCAATGGCTATGTGCTGAACGGCACCAAGCGCTACATCACCAACGCGCCCTTTGCCGACGTCATCCTGGTCATGGCGCGCACCAATGCCGAGGCGCTGCCCAAGAATGCGCATGTCAGCGCGTTCCTCGTGCCGCGCGACACGCCGGGCGTGTCGATCGGCAAGCCCGACGGCAAGATGGGCCAGGCAGGGTCGCAGATCGCCGACGTGATCCTCGAGGATGTGCATGTCGACGGCGATGCGCTGCTCGGCGGCGAGGAAGGCATCGGTTTCCGCGCCGCGATGCAAAGCCTCGACAATGGCCGCCTGTCCGTGGCCGCGGCCAGCGTCGGCTATGCCAGGCGGATGCTCGACGCGGGGCTCAAATATGCGATGGAGCGCAAGGCGTTCGGCGAGCCCATCGCCAATTTCCAGCTGATCCAGGCGATGCTCGCCGACAGCAAGGCCGAAATCTACGCCGCCGACTGTATGCTGAGCGACGCCTGCGCGCGCGCCGATCGCGGCGAGAAGATACTGGTCGAGGCGGCGGCGACCAAGATGTTCGCCAGCGAAATGTGCGGCCGCGTCGCCGACCGCGTGGTACAGATCCACGGCGGCGCGGGCTATCTCAAGGAATATCCGGCCGAACGCTTCTATCGCGACTGCCGCATTTACCGCATTTATGAAGGGACGACGCAGATCCAGCAGCTAGTGATCGCGAAGAACATGATTCGCGATTATGTTGGTTAA
- a CDS encoding NADP-dependent oxidoreductase, producing the protein MKAWHLTSRPQGLPTIDNFALRDLPDTPLEKDQLRVRNRWLSVDPYMRGRMNDAKSYAASFQLDQPMTGGAIGEVLESRMDGFAPGDLILHMGGWREGGVIGLDMMPNKLPTALLDAGLPPQTFLHNMGLTGGTAWIGLLRVAAAKPGDTVFVSAAAGAVGSAVVQIAKAREMTVIGSAGGAEKCAWVTELGADAVVDYKSAPVLPQLAAALERLGKGGIDVYFDNVGGEHLDAAFATANDFARFAICGMIDVYNDAKPQEMKYLIRTIPARIRMEGFIYTDQFNDCMEEFYADMSGLLASGAVTIRETVHEGIEATPDAFLGLFSGKNIGKMLVRL; encoded by the coding sequence ATGAAAGCCTGGCATCTGACCAGTCGTCCGCAGGGGCTGCCGACGATCGACAATTTCGCACTCCGCGACCTGCCCGACACGCCGCTCGAAAAGGACCAGCTTCGCGTCCGCAACCGCTGGCTCTCGGTCGATCCCTATATGCGCGGGCGGATGAACGACGCCAAAAGCTATGCCGCGAGTTTCCAGCTCGACCAGCCGATGACCGGCGGCGCGATCGGCGAAGTCCTTGAAAGCCGGATGGACGGCTTTGCCCCCGGCGACCTGATCCTCCACATGGGCGGCTGGCGCGAAGGCGGCGTGATCGGCCTCGACATGATGCCGAACAAGCTGCCGACCGCGCTGCTCGATGCGGGGCTGCCGCCGCAGACCTTCCTGCACAATATGGGTCTCACCGGTGGCACGGCATGGATCGGCCTGCTCCGCGTCGCGGCGGCGAAACCCGGCGATACCGTCTTCGTCTCCGCCGCCGCGGGCGCGGTCGGATCGGCGGTGGTCCAGATCGCCAAGGCACGCGAGATGACCGTGATCGGCTCGGCCGGCGGCGCCGAAAAATGCGCCTGGGTGACCGAACTCGGCGCCGATGCGGTGGTCGATTACAAGTCGGCGCCGGTGCTGCCCCAACTCGCCGCCGCGCTCGAACGGCTCGGCAAGGGCGGCATCGACGTCTATTTCGACAATGTCGGCGGCGAACATCTCGACGCGGCTTTTGCGACCGCCAATGATTTTGCGCGCTTTGCGATCTGCGGGATGATCGACGTCTATAACGACGCAAAGCCGCAGGAGATGAAATATCTCATCCGCACCATCCCCGCGCGCATCCGCATGGAAGGCTTCATCTACACCGACCAGTTCAACGACTGCATGGAGGAATTCTATGCCGACATGAGCGGGCTGCTCGCCAGCGGCGCGGTGACGATCCGCGAAACGGTCCACGAAGGGATCGAGGCAACGCCCGACGCCTTCCTCGGTCTGTTTTCGGGGAAGAATATCGGGAAAATGCTGGTGCGGTTGTAG
- a CDS encoding SapC family protein, whose protein sequence is MATAPAPANLPLFYKDLTPLSSVDHADFHARPLDSAEFLVGQHAVPLTSDEFVSACRFYPIVFSAGDNPVPLALMGLNEGINTFVDDQGKLINPVYVPAYIRRYPFLLAKLQPNTEELSLCFDPTSGAIGKFDEGDALFVDGQPSDQVKAVLEFCKNFEEAGQRTGMFMEELKKADLLMDGEVAIQQEGNDKPYIYRGFQMVDENKLRELRGDVLRKLMQNGILGLIFAHLFSLQLMREVFAEQVKSGKMQLVSEAPTV, encoded by the coding sequence ATGGCCACCGCGCCCGCACCTGCCAACCTGCCGCTGTTCTACAAAGATCTCACCCCGCTTTCGAGCGTCGATCACGCCGATTTCCACGCGCGCCCCCTCGACAGCGCGGAGTTCCTCGTCGGCCAGCACGCGGTCCCGCTGACCTCGGACGAGTTCGTCTCGGCGTGCCGCTTTTACCCGATCGTCTTTTCGGCCGGCGACAATCCCGTTCCGCTGGCGCTGATGGGCCTCAACGAAGGGATCAACACCTTTGTCGACGACCAGGGCAAGCTCATCAATCCCGTTTATGTCCCGGCCTATATCCGCCGCTACCCCTTCCTGCTCGCCAAGCTTCAGCCCAATACCGAAGAGCTGTCGCTCTGTTTCGACCCGACATCGGGCGCGATCGGCAAGTTCGACGAGGGCGACGCACTGTTCGTCGACGGCCAGCCGTCGGACCAGGTCAAGGCGGTGCTCGAGTTCTGCAAGAACTTCGAGGAAGCCGGCCAGCGCACCGGCATGTTCATGGAAGAGCTGAAAAAGGCCGACCTCCTCATGGACGGCGAAGTCGCGATCCAGCAGGAAGGCAATGACAAGCCCTATATCTATCGCGGTTTCCAGATGGTCGACGAGAACAAGCTGCGCGAACTGCGCGGCGACGTTCTGCGCAAGCTGATGCAGAACGGCATCCTCGGCCTCATCTTCGCGCATCTCTTCTCGTTGCAACTGATGCGCGAGGTTTTCGCCGAGCAGGTGAAGAGCGGCAAGATGCAGCTCGTCAGCGAAGCGCCGACCGTCTGA
- a CDS encoding RsmB/NOP family class I SAM-dependent RNA methyltransferase, with protein sequence MADRRPARRRRPRGAADPPGLAPRRAALRLLDAILRRGDPLDVAMHAAAQGLTGADRAFAVAIASEALRWMTDIDALIDSATAQPLPDDVKSRAVLRIALAQLLALKSSAHAVVATALPLVDGGPRRLVHAILSRAQQEGWQLPDRATLPSPAAERWTAIWGAPMVDAAAASWSVPPPIDLSFAAEPGSDEWPDAVALAPRHRRLPRGQAVEAMPGFAEGGWWVQDLAASLPARLLGAGEGRTILDLCAAPGGKTMQLAAAGWAVTAVDASARRLERLRTNLARTGLAADVVQGDIRSWAPDAAADAVLLDAPCSATGIFRRHPDVLHRIEPRQIAEMAVLQSELLARAANWVKPGGTLVYATCSLERAEGEDQIAAFLEANPRWMIEPARADELPAGIGRDANGFVRTLPGQLADAGGLDGFFIARLRAPSV encoded by the coding sequence ATGGCTGATCGCCGTCCTGCCCGGCGCCGACGGCCGCGCGGCGCGGCCGATCCGCCGGGTCTCGCGCCGCGCCGCGCCGCGCTGCGGCTGCTCGACGCGATCCTGCGCCGCGGCGATCCGCTCGATGTCGCCATGCACGCCGCGGCGCAGGGGCTGACCGGCGCCGACCGCGCCTTTGCCGTCGCCATCGCGTCGGAAGCGCTGCGCTGGATGACCGACATCGACGCGCTGATCGACAGCGCGACCGCGCAGCCATTGCCCGACGATGTCAAGTCGCGCGCGGTGCTCAGGATCGCGCTGGCGCAGCTGCTCGCGCTCAAAAGTTCCGCCCACGCCGTCGTCGCGACCGCACTGCCGCTCGTCGATGGCGGCCCGCGTCGCCTCGTCCACGCGATCCTGTCGCGCGCGCAGCAGGAGGGGTGGCAGTTGCCCGACCGCGCGACATTGCCGTCCCCCGCCGCCGAACGCTGGACCGCGATATGGGGCGCACCGATGGTCGACGCGGCCGCCGCAAGCTGGAGCGTGCCGCCGCCGATCGACCTCAGCTTCGCCGCCGAACCCGGTTCCGACGAATGGCCCGATGCCGTGGCGCTCGCACCGCGCCACCGCCGCCTGCCGCGCGGGCAGGCGGTCGAGGCGATGCCCGGTTTTGCCGAAGGCGGCTGGTGGGTGCAGGATCTTGCCGCCAGCCTTCCCGCGCGCCTGCTCGGGGCGGGCGAGGGGCGGACCATCCTCGACCTCTGCGCCGCGCCGGGCGGCAAGACGATGCAGCTTGCGGCCGCCGGATGGGCGGTCACCGCGGTTGATGCCAGCGCCAGACGCCTCGAACGACTGCGCACCAACCTCGCGCGCACCGGGCTGGCCGCCGACGTCGTTCAGGGCGACATCCGCAGCTGGGCGCCCGATGCCGCGGCCGATGCCGTGCTGCTCGACGCTCCCTGTTCGGCGACGGGCATCTTCCGCCGCCACCCCGACGTCCTCCACCGCATCGAGCCGCGCCAGATCGCAGAGATGGCGGTGCTGCAATCTGAACTTCTCGCGCGGGCGGCAAACTGGGTCAAACCGGGCGGCACGCTCGTCTACGCGACCTGCTCGCTCGAACGCGCCGAGGGCGAGGATCAGATCGCCGCCTTCCTCGAGGCCAATCCGCGCTGGATGATCGAGCCTGCGCGCGCGGACGAGCTTCCCGCCGGTATCGGGCGCGATGCCAACGGCTTCGTCCGCACGCTTCCCGGCCAGCTTGCCGATGCTGGCGGCCTCGACGGCTTTTTCATCGCGCGCCTTCGTGCGCCGTCAGTCTGA
- a CDS encoding FAD-binding oxidoreductase codes for MTRPPSPSLLRALADLLGAKGFSTDADAMAPWLTDWRGKYRGHAAAMLSPATTEEVAAAVRLCAEAGVAIVPQGGNSGMVGGATPDASGNQLLLSLRRMNRVRRIDVEAQIAVAEAGVILQAFHDAMFAHGLRFPLTLGGKGSATIGGLVSTNAGGTQVLRHGTMRALVAGIEAVLPDGSIFDGLAPLKKDNRGYDLKHLFCGAEGTLGVVTAAALHLVPAAAARRTAWIGVESPDVALALLRRLDAAIGRALEGFELIPHACLDAVLRHIPGTRAPLAATHPWYVLAELVGDDDAALGDALEGQLAAALDAGLVRDVALAKNDRESEDFWRLRDSISEAERADGPALQHDVSVPVDLMPTFIADNPARLAAAFPGVRALSFGHLGDGNVHHHVQPPSGGDGAAWIAAHGADVSRLVYTHVIELGGSISAEHGIGQMKRDMLAELDSPARLAALRGVKHGLDPTGIFNPGKLIA; via the coding sequence ATGACGCGCCCCCCTTCCCCTTCGCTGCTCCGGGCGCTCGCCGATCTGCTGGGCGCCAAGGGGTTCAGCACCGACGCCGACGCGATGGCGCCATGGCTCACCGACTGGCGCGGCAAATATCGCGGGCACGCCGCGGCGATGCTGTCGCCCGCCACCACCGAAGAGGTCGCCGCCGCGGTGCGGCTCTGCGCCGAGGCGGGCGTCGCGATCGTGCCGCAGGGCGGGAACAGCGGCATGGTCGGCGGCGCTACTCCCGACGCCAGCGGTAACCAGCTGCTGCTCAGCCTCCGCCGCATGAACCGCGTCCGCCGGATCGACGTCGAGGCCCAGATCGCAGTTGCCGAGGCGGGCGTGATCCTCCAGGCCTTCCACGACGCCATGTTCGCGCACGGCTTGCGCTTCCCGCTGACGCTCGGCGGCAAGGGATCGGCGACGATCGGCGGCCTCGTCTCGACCAACGCGGGGGGCACGCAGGTGCTGCGCCACGGCACGATGCGCGCGCTCGTCGCAGGGATCGAGGCGGTGCTTCCCGACGGCAGCATCTTCGACGGCCTCGCGCCGCTCAAGAAGGACAATCGCGGTTACGACCTCAAGCACCTCTTTTGCGGCGCCGAAGGCACGCTGGGCGTCGTCACCGCCGCGGCGCTGCATCTCGTCCCCGCGGCGGCGGCGCGGCGCACCGCCTGGATCGGCGTCGAATCGCCCGACGTCGCCCTCGCGCTTCTTCGCCGTCTCGACGCCGCGATAGGTCGCGCGCTCGAGGGGTTCGAGCTGATCCCGCACGCCTGCCTCGATGCCGTCCTGCGCCATATCCCCGGCACACGCGCGCCGCTCGCCGCCACGCATCCCTGGTATGTGCTCGCCGAACTGGTCGGCGACGATGATGCCGCGCTCGGCGACGCGCTTGAAGGGCAGCTCGCCGCCGCGCTCGACGCGGGGCTCGTCCGCGACGTCGCACTCGCCAAGAATGATCGCGAGAGCGAGGATTTCTGGCGCCTGCGCGATTCGATCTCGGAGGCCGAGCGCGCCGACGGCCCGGCGCTTCAGCACGATGTCAGCGTTCCCGTCGACCTGATGCCCACTTTCATCGCTGACAACCCCGCCCGTCTGGCCGCCGCCTTCCCCGGCGTGCGGGCCCTCTCCTTCGGTCATCTGGGCGACGGCAATGTCCATCATCATGTCCAGCCGCCCAGCGGCGGCGATGGCGCGGCGTGGATCGCCGCGCACGGCGCCGACGTCAGCCGTCTCGTCTACACCCATGTGATCGAGCTAGGCGGCTCGATTTCGGCCGAACATGGCATCGGCCAGATGAAGCGCGATATGCTCGCCGAGCTCGACAGTCCGGCGCGGCTCGCGGCATTGCGCGGCGTCAAGCACGGGCTCGACCCCACGGGCATCTTCAATCCGGGCAAGCTGATCGCCTGA
- a CDS encoding aspartyl/asparaginyl beta-hydroxylase domain-containing protein, whose product MTAPATWLDQARDAHRRGDVEAETAALDSAIRADRGNIPALLAMAELKRRLADERAAGSFYRLALATAAQARSVPAALHAGLQRAEAFIATSERAFADHLLAQLGAAGIDRCTAPPRVAEALRMLAGEQPLYLQQPGMFYFPGLAQRPFFERSSFAWAEAIEAATDMIRAELQALIEQAADRFTPYVSANADRPPPNNPLLDKPDWGAAWLWKDGAVADGMDRLCPATLGALELAPQPVIPNRAPIALFSRLTPGTHIQPHHGMLNTRLICHLPLIVPDGCGLRVGAETRSWREGELLIFDDSFEHEAWNRGTSDRTILLFEIWRPDIDADEREQLTRIFSAIDTYGEQ is encoded by the coding sequence ATGACGGCACCCGCGACATGGCTCGATCAGGCGCGCGACGCGCACCGGCGCGGCGACGTCGAGGCGGAGACGGCGGCGCTCGACAGCGCGATTCGTGCCGACCGCGGCAACATCCCCGCATTGCTGGCGATGGCCGAACTCAAACGGCGGCTCGCCGACGAACGCGCGGCGGGCAGCTTCTATCGCCTCGCGCTGGCCACCGCTGCGCAGGCGCGCAGCGTCCCGGCTGCGCTCCATGCCGGGCTCCAGCGCGCCGAAGCGTTCATCGCCACGTCCGAGCGCGCCTTCGCCGACCATTTGCTTGCGCAGCTCGGCGCAGCGGGCATCGACCGGTGCACCGCCCCGCCGCGCGTCGCCGAAGCGCTCCGCATGCTCGCGGGCGAACAGCCGCTCTACCTGCAACAGCCGGGCATGTTCTATTTTCCCGGCCTCGCGCAGCGGCCTTTCTTCGAGCGTTCCAGTTTCGCCTGGGCGGAAGCGATCGAGGCGGCGACCGACATGATCCGTGCCGAGCTTCAGGCCTTGATCGAGCAGGCGGCCGACCGCTTCACTCCCTATGTCAGCGCGAACGCCGACCGCCCGCCGCCGAATAATCCGCTGCTCGACAAGCCCGACTGGGGCGCCGCCTGGCTGTGGAAAGACGGCGCGGTGGCCGACGGCATGGACCGACTGTGCCCCGCGACCCTCGGCGCGCTCGAACTGGCGCCGCAGCCCGTCATCCCGAACCGCGCGCCGATCGCGCTCTTTTCGCGCCTCACCCCCGGCACGCATATCCAGCCGCATCACGGCATGCTCAACACGCGGCTGATCTGCCACCTGCCCCTGATTGTCCCCGATGGTTGCGGGCTGCGCGTCGGCGCCGAAACGCGCAGCTGGCGCGAGGGCGAGCTGCTGATTTTCGACGACAGTTTCGAGCATGAGGCGTGGAACCGCGGGACGAGCGACCGCACCATCCTGTTGTTCGAAATCTGGCGCCCCGACATCGACGCCGACGAACGGGAACAATTGACGCGCATCTTCTCCGCGATCGACACATATGGCGAACAATAG
- a CDS encoding DUF1674 domain-containing protein: protein MTDISEDATIGGTPRAVKRPQHVKPPAGWTNSPLPSPAPIREERAEDQPGGRNPVRYGDWELKGIAVDF from the coding sequence ATGACCGACATCAGTGAAGATGCGACCATCGGCGGAACGCCACGCGCTGTAAAGCGCCCGCAGCACGTGAAGCCGCCCGCAGGCTGGACGAACAGCCCGTTGCCATCGCCCGCGCCGATCCGTGAGGAGCGCGCCGAGGATCAGCCGGGCGGCCGCAATCCGGTGCGCTATGGCGATTGGGAGCTGAAGGGGATTGCGGTCGACTTCTGA